In Streptomyces sp. NBC_00448, the following are encoded in one genomic region:
- the yczE gene encoding membrane protein YczE — protein sequence MRRRSHARGVPVRRPPVHRLVRLYAGLALYGASDALLVRASLGLDPWDVFHQGLSRLTGISIGLVSIVVGAAVLLLWWPLRQRPGLGTVSNVVLVGLSLDATLALVPYHAALAVRVPLVVGGVLLNGAATGLYISARFGPGPRDGLMTGLHRRTGRSLRLIRTGIELTVLAAGFVLGGGVGVGTVLYAVSIGPLAQFFLRLFDTPPARSQAGLPASSAAGSGPIMAGTDGSAGIRREAPEHRVVDTI from the coding sequence ATGCGCCGCCGTTCACACGCCAGGGGGGTACCCGTGCGCCGTCCACCTGTCCACCGCCTCGTCCGTCTCTACGCCGGGCTCGCGCTGTACGGCGCGAGCGACGCGCTGCTGGTCCGCGCCTCGCTCGGCCTGGACCCGTGGGATGTCTTCCACCAGGGGCTGTCGCGGCTGACCGGGATCAGCATCGGTCTGGTCTCCATTGTCGTCGGTGCCGCCGTTCTGCTCCTGTGGTGGCCGCTGCGGCAGCGCCCGGGGCTCGGCACCGTGTCCAACGTGGTGCTCGTCGGCCTCTCGCTCGACGCCACCTTGGCCCTGGTGCCGTATCACGCGGCGCTCGCGGTGCGGGTGCCGCTGGTGGTGGGCGGGGTGCTGCTGAACGGCGCGGCCACCGGCCTGTACATCTCGGCCCGGTTCGGCCCCGGTCCCCGCGACGGCCTGATGACCGGCCTGCACCGCAGAACCGGCCGCTCGCTGCGGCTGATCCGTACCGGCATCGAGCTGACCGTGCTGGCGGCGGGCTTCGTGCTCGGCGGCGGCGTGGGCGTCGGCACCGTGCTGTACGCCGTGTCGATCGGCCCGCTCGCCCAGTTCTTCCTGCGCCTGTTCGACACTCCCCCGGCCCGGTCCCAGGCCGGTCTCCCGGCCTCGTCCGCGGCCGGTTCCGGGCCGATCATGGCCGGTACGGACGGCTCTGCGGGTATTCGCCGGGAAGCGCCGGAACACCGAGTGGTGGACACGATTTAG
- a CDS encoding RNA polymerase-binding protein RbpA — protein MSERALRGTRLGATSYETDRGIDLAPRQTVEYACRNGHRFEMPFSVEAEIPPEWECRACGQTALLVDGEGPEEKTTKPARTHWDMLMERRTLEELEEVLAERLAVLRSGAMNIAVHPRDNRKTA, from the coding sequence ATGAGTGAGCGAGCTCTCCGCGGCACGCGACTCGGGGCCACCAGCTACGAGACCGACCGCGGCATCGATCTGGCCCCGCGCCAGACCGTTGAGTACGCATGCCGGAACGGCCATCGATTTGAGATGCCGTTTTCGGTTGAGGCCGAGATTCCTCCGGAGTGGGAGTGCCGCGCCTGCGGCCAGACCGCGCTTCTGGTGGACGGAGAAGGTCCCGAGGAGAAGACCACGAAGCCGGCGCGCACGCACTGGGACATGCTCATGGAGCGGCGCACGCTCGAAGAGTTGGAGGAAGTGCTGGCCGAACGGCTCGCCGTCCTCCGGTCCGGAGCGATGAACATCGCGGTGCATCCGCGCGACAACCGCAAGACCGCCTGA
- the fxsA gene encoding FxsA family membrane protein, translating to MTTNTSPPVRPQRQRRSRARTIVPIAIAVWVALEIWLLTVVAGATNWLVVFLCILAGFVLGAAAVKRAGRSAWQNLAASVNAQQQGVQPGPPQGGGRTGLAMLGGLLLIIPGFVSDAVALVLLIPQARAFIGRRVDRAILGRAVPMPPGGPAGGFGGPGGPGFGGGDGPGGGPGSGSGSGGGPGSSGDKVVQGEVINRD from the coding sequence ATGACGACGAACACATCGCCCCCGGTCAGGCCGCAGCGACAGCGTCGTTCGCGGGCTCGCACCATCGTGCCGATCGCGATCGCGGTGTGGGTGGCGCTGGAGATCTGGCTGCTGACGGTGGTGGCCGGGGCGACCAACTGGCTCGTGGTCTTTCTGTGCATTCTCGCCGGGTTCGTGCTGGGCGCCGCCGCCGTGAAGCGCGCCGGGCGCAGCGCCTGGCAGAACCTCGCGGCATCCGTGAACGCCCAGCAGCAGGGGGTTCAGCCCGGCCCGCCCCAGGGCGGCGGCCGGACCGGCCTGGCCATGCTGGGCGGGCTGCTGCTGATCATCCCCGGGTTCGTCTCCGACGCGGTCGCGCTGGTCCTGCTGATCCCGCAGGCCCGGGCGTTCATCGGGCGCCGGGTGGACCGGGCGATACTCGGCCGCGCCGTGCCGATGCCTCCAGGAGGGCCCGCGGGCGGCTTCGGAGGGCCCGGCGGACCTGGTTTCGGTGGCGGGGACGGCCCTGGTGGTGGGCCCGGCTCCGGCAGCGGCTCGGGCGGGGGGCCTGGTTCCTCCGGGGACAAGGTGGTCCAGGGCGAGGTCATCAACCGGGACTGA
- a CDS encoding DUF1345 domain-containing protein codes for MTHPEPSDDPAPQAHQPRADDPHAGSPGGPAPDGDTLADRLARIEALLVPARAELGTAQHEAVPAWRRATRGEPRWAATASVLAVMAIQLVLPARLVGHPRILVPAVEAALLACLIALNPHRIERGSRTYRVLSLVLTLAIGAANLFSVVLLVRGLAEGTDHTPAGRLLLTGGAIWMINVVIFALAYWELDRGGPAARAHGEQDVPDLLFPQLQSPQLSPPHWESAYLDYFYLSFTNSTAFSPTDVLPVTRKAKLLMMAQSAVSLVTVVLVVARAVNILK; via the coding sequence GTGACACACCCGGAGCCCTCCGACGACCCCGCGCCGCAGGCACACCAGCCCCGAGCCGACGACCCGCACGCCGGATCACCCGGCGGTCCCGCCCCCGACGGCGACACCCTCGCCGACCGCCTGGCCCGGATCGAGGCCCTGCTCGTCCCCGCCCGGGCCGAGCTCGGCACGGCCCAGCACGAGGCCGTACCGGCTTGGCGCCGGGCCACCCGGGGGGAGCCGCGCTGGGCCGCGACCGCCTCCGTGCTCGCGGTGATGGCGATCCAGCTCGTGCTGCCCGCCCGGCTGGTGGGCCACCCCCGGATTCTGGTCCCCGCGGTGGAGGCGGCCCTGCTCGCCTGCCTGATCGCGCTCAACCCGCACCGCATCGAGCGCGGCTCCCGTACGTATCGGGTACTCAGCCTGGTGCTGACCCTGGCGATCGGAGCCGCGAACCTGTTCTCCGTGGTCCTGCTGGTGCGCGGGCTGGCCGAGGGCACCGACCACACGCCGGCCGGGAGGCTGCTGCTGACCGGTGGCGCGATCTGGATGATCAACGTCGTGATCTTCGCGCTCGCCTACTGGGAACTGGACCGTGGCGGGCCGGCCGCCCGCGCGCACGGCGAGCAGGACGTGCCGGACCTCCTCTTCCCGCAGTTGCAGTCCCCGCAGTTGTCACCTCCGCACTGGGAGTCCGCCTACCTGGACTACTTCTACCTGTCCTTCACCAACTCCACGGCGTTCAGCCCGACCGACGTGCTGCCGGTGACACGGAAGGCGAAGCTGCTGATGATGGCGCAGTCCGCGGTGTCGCTGGTCACCGTGGTGCTGGTGGTGGCCCGAGCGGTCAACATCCTCAAATGA
- a CDS encoding polyprenol monophosphomannose synthase: MNEDEQRSFDSLGRVLVIIPTYNEAENVRPIVKRVRASVPEADILIADDNSPDGTGKLADELAADDPQVHVMHRKGKEGLGAAYLAGFQWGIDHDYGVLVEMDADGSHQPEELPRLLTALKSADLVLGSRWIPGGRVVNWPKHREYLSRGGSTYSRMMLDVPIRDVTGGYRAFRRQTLESLGMGDIASAGYCFQVDLAWRAVKAGFHVVEVPITFVERERGDSKMSRNIVAEALWRVTAWGVGARASKITGRRQLP, encoded by the coding sequence GTGAACGAGGACGAGCAGCGGAGCTTCGACTCCCTCGGCAGGGTCCTGGTCATCATCCCCACCTACAACGAGGCGGAGAACGTCCGGCCGATCGTCAAGCGGGTCCGGGCGTCGGTGCCCGAAGCGGACATCCTGATCGCCGACGACAACAGCCCTGACGGGACCGGCAAGTTGGCCGACGAACTCGCCGCCGACGACCCGCAGGTGCACGTGATGCACCGCAAGGGCAAGGAGGGCCTCGGCGCCGCCTACCTGGCCGGGTTCCAGTGGGGGATCGACCACGACTACGGCGTGCTGGTCGAGATGGACGCCGACGGGTCGCACCAGCCGGAGGAACTGCCGCGGCTGCTCACCGCGTTGAAGAGCGCCGACCTGGTGCTCGGCTCGCGGTGGATTCCCGGCGGCCGGGTGGTGAACTGGCCCAAGCACCGCGAGTACCTCTCCCGGGGCGGCAGCACCTACTCCCGGATGATGCTCGACGTGCCGATCCGCGATGTCACCGGCGGCTACCGGGCCTTCCGGCGGCAGACCCTGGAGAGCCTGGGCATGGGCGACATCGCCTCCGCCGGCTACTGCTTCCAGGTGGACCTGGCCTGGCGCGCGGTGAAGGCCGGCTTCCACGTGGTCGAGGTGCCGATCACCTTCGTGGAGCGCGAGCGTGGTGACAGCAAGATGAGCCGCAACATCGTGGCCGAGGCGCTGTGGCGGGTCACCGCGTGGGGCGTCGGGGCGCGGGCGAGCAAGATCACCGGGCGCCGTCAGCTGCCGTAA
- the lnt gene encoding apolipoprotein N-acyltransferase, with protein sequence MRPPNAPAAPPVAVPAADVTVVPVVPATRRARWKATARAAAPRSGVAAAFGLMMAAAFPPYGVWPLSLVAVAGLALVLEGRTVRQGAWLGFAFAFPFFLWLLVWLRSVIWLAVVGLSAIEALYLVVMAALMVVARRLPWWPLWAACLWVTQELVRDRLPFGGFPWGRLAFANTGSPFTPLAALGGAPLVSFAVALSGALLAAAALAAHRAYLARPEAPRTRALTVRGALPAAGALVLAAAVLLSGLLVPIHTNAVGHVKVAIVQGNVQQPGMHFLGRPMKILDNHVQATLKLAADIKAGKVPKPDIVLWPENSSDLDPFTYPQAYDKITEAVQAVGVPVLVGALVDGPDKAHVQNEGIVWDPVTGPGAHYTKQHPVPFGEYVPFRKELTKVIPMLNEIPKDFYPGKGSGVMQIGPAKLGDVICFEVAYDGIVRDTVNAGARAIVVQTNNATYGRTGQPDQQLAMSKLRAVEHGRAVVTAATSGISAVVEPDGTIEQRSKEFTQQVISADIPLRDEKTIADRVGAAPEWALAMVGLLSCAAATAIGRLERTRMAKGQTQQ encoded by the coding sequence CTGCGTCCGCCGAACGCCCCCGCGGCGCCCCCCGTGGCCGTGCCTGCCGCCGACGTGACCGTCGTACCGGTCGTACCGGCGACGCGGCGCGCCCGGTGGAAGGCCACCGCCAGGGCCGCGGCCCCCAGGAGCGGGGTGGCCGCGGCCTTCGGCCTGATGATGGCCGCCGCCTTCCCGCCGTACGGCGTGTGGCCGTTGTCGCTGGTCGCGGTGGCCGGCCTCGCGCTGGTGCTGGAGGGCCGCACGGTCCGCCAGGGCGCCTGGCTGGGCTTCGCCTTCGCTTTTCCGTTCTTCCTGTGGCTGCTGGTGTGGCTGCGGTCGGTGATCTGGCTCGCCGTGGTGGGCCTGTCCGCGATCGAGGCGCTGTACCTGGTGGTGATGGCCGCCTTGATGGTGGTGGCCCGCCGGCTGCCGTGGTGGCCGCTGTGGGCGGCCTGCCTGTGGGTGACCCAGGAACTGGTCCGCGACCGGCTGCCGTTCGGCGGATTCCCTTGGGGCCGGCTGGCGTTCGCGAACACCGGGTCGCCGTTCACCCCGCTCGCCGCGCTCGGCGGCGCCCCGCTGGTGAGCTTCGCGGTGGCGCTCAGCGGCGCCCTGCTGGCCGCGGCGGCGCTCGCCGCCCACCGGGCGTACCTCGCCCGCCCCGAGGCCCCACGGACCCGGGCGCTGACCGTGCGGGGCGCCCTGCCCGCGGCCGGCGCGCTCGTCCTGGCCGCGGCCGTGCTGCTGTCCGGCCTGCTCGTGCCGATCCACACCAACGCGGTCGGGCATGTGAAGGTCGCCATCGTGCAGGGCAACGTGCAGCAGCCCGGCATGCACTTCCTCGGCCGCCCGATGAAGATCCTGGACAACCACGTGCAGGCCACCCTCAAGCTCGCCGCGGACATCAAGGCCGGCAAGGTGCCCAAGCCCGACATCGTGCTGTGGCCGGAGAACTCCTCGGACCTGGACCCGTTCACCTACCCGCAGGCGTACGACAAGATCACCGAGGCGGTCCAGGCGGTGGGTGTGCCGGTGCTGGTCGGCGCGCTGGTCGACGGCCCGGACAAGGCGCACGTGCAGAACGAGGGCATCGTCTGGGACCCGGTCACCGGCCCGGGCGCGCACTATACGAAGCAGCACCCGGTGCCGTTCGGCGAGTACGTCCCGTTCCGTAAAGAGTTGACCAAGGTCATCCCGATGCTGAACGAGATCCCGAAGGACTTCTACCCAGGTAAGGGCAGCGGCGTGATGCAGATCGGCCCGGCGAAGCTGGGCGACGTGATCTGCTTCGAGGTGGCCTACGACGGAATTGTGCGCGACACAGTGAACGCCGGAGCCCGCGCCATCGTCGTACAGACCAACAACGCAACTTACGGCCGCACCGGCCAGCCCGACCAGCAGCTCGCGATGTCCAAGCTGCGAGCGGTCGAGCACGGCCGGGCCGTGGTCACCGCGGCGACCAGTGGGATCAGCGCGGTGGTCGAGCCGGACGGGACGATCGAGCAGCGCAGCAAGGAGTTCACCCAGCAGGTCATCAGCGCCGACATTCCGCTGCGCGACGAGAAGACGATCGCGGACCGAGTCGGTGCGGCACCTGAGTGGGCACTCGCTATGGTTGGTCTTCTGTCCTGCGCGGCCGCCACCGCGATCGGCAGGCTGGAGCGCACGCGCATGGCGAAAGGGCAGACGCAGCAGTGA
- a CDS encoding amidohydrolase — translation MHQRPAAAATTTPDPNDLNGPAGRTVLLRGGFVYSPADPFATAMVVDGDTVAWVGSEGAADSFADGVDQVVQLDGALVTPAFVDAHVHTTATGLALTGLDLGAAPTLADALARTAAYAAAHPGDRVLLGHGWDDTRWPEGRPPTREELDRAVHGRPLYLARTDVHSAVVTTALLDLVPGAADLPGHHPAGPLTRDAHHAARAAAYAAVTPAQRAAAQRAALRHAAARGIGSLHECAGPDISSQDDLTALLALAAAEPGPRVHGYWAEPVSGPADLERLRDLGAVGAGGDLFVDGSLGSRTAALHDPYADTGPDAEADHGSHRGVTYLDADTIARHLTLCTQAGVQAGFHAIGDAAVAAVVDGVRAAASTAGLDRVRALRHRVEHAEAMTDATIAAFAEYGLIASVQPAFDAAWGGDDGMYAARLGRERARTLNPYAAMTRAGVPLVLGSDSPVTPLDPWGTVRAAAFHRTPEHRISARAAFNAHTRGGWRALGRDDAGVLVPGAPADYAVWQVGDLIVQTPDERVTNWSTDPRSGTPGLPDLTPGTPLPTALRTVVAGRTIHRPPNG, via the coding sequence ATGCACCAGCGCCCCGCCGCAGCGGCGACCACGACCCCCGACCCGAACGACCTGAACGGCCCCGCCGGCCGCACCGTGCTGCTGCGCGGCGGCTTCGTCTACAGCCCCGCCGACCCCTTCGCCACCGCGATGGTGGTCGACGGCGACACGGTGGCCTGGGTCGGCTCGGAAGGCGCCGCCGACTCCTTCGCCGACGGCGTGGACCAGGTCGTGCAGCTCGACGGCGCGCTGGTCACCCCCGCCTTCGTCGACGCCCACGTGCACACCACGGCCACCGGCCTCGCCCTGACCGGCCTCGACCTCGGCGCGGCTCCCACCCTCGCGGACGCGCTGGCCCGCACCGCCGCATACGCGGCCGCGCACCCCGGGGACCGGGTGCTGCTCGGCCACGGCTGGGACGACACCCGCTGGCCCGAGGGCCGCCCGCCGACCCGCGAGGAGCTGGACCGGGCGGTGCACGGCCGCCCGCTCTACCTCGCCCGCACCGACGTGCACTCCGCCGTCGTCACCACCGCCCTGCTCGACCTGGTGCCCGGCGCCGCCGACCTGCCCGGCCACCACCCGGCCGGCCCGCTCACCCGCGACGCCCACCACGCCGCCCGCGCGGCCGCGTACGCCGCCGTGACCCCCGCCCAGCGCGCCGCCGCCCAGCGCGCCGCGCTCCGGCACGCCGCCGCCCGCGGCATCGGCAGCCTGCACGAGTGCGCCGGCCCCGACATCTCCTCGCAGGACGACCTCACCGCCCTGCTCGCCCTCGCCGCCGCCGAACCCGGCCCCCGCGTGCACGGCTACTGGGCCGAGCCCGTGAGCGGCCCGGCCGACCTGGAGCGGCTGCGCGACCTCGGCGCGGTCGGCGCCGGCGGCGACCTCTTCGTGGACGGCTCGCTCGGCTCCCGCACCGCCGCGCTGCACGATCCGTACGCCGACACCGGCCCCGACGCGGAGGCCGACCACGGCAGCCACCGCGGCGTCACCTACCTCGACGCCGACACCATCGCCCGCCACCTCACCCTGTGCACCCAGGCAGGGGTCCAGGCGGGCTTCCACGCCATCGGGGACGCCGCGGTGGCCGCCGTGGTCGACGGAGTGCGTGCGGCGGCCTCCACGGCCGGCCTGGACCGCGTACGGGCCCTGCGGCACCGCGTCGAGCACGCCGAGGCGATGACCGACGCGACGATCGCCGCGTTCGCGGAGTACGGCCTGATCGCGTCCGTGCAGCCTGCCTTCGACGCGGCCTGGGGCGGCGACGACGGCATGTACGCGGCCCGCCTCGGCCGCGAGCGGGCCCGCACGCTGAACCCGTACGCCGCCATGACCCGCGCCGGGGTGCCGCTCGTCCTCGGCTCCGACAGCCCCGTCACCCCCCTCGACCCCTGGGGCACCGTCCGCGCGGCCGCCTTCCACCGCACGCCCGAGCACCGCATCTCCGCCCGCGCCGCCTTCAACGCCCACACCCGCGGCGGCTGGCGCGCCCTCGGGCGCGACGACGCCGGCGTGCTCGTGCCCGGCGCCCCGGCCGACTACGCGGTCTGGCAGGTCGGCGACCTGATCGTGCAGACCCCCGACGAACGCGTCACCAACTGGTCCACCGACCCCCGCTCCGGCACCCCCGGCCTGCCCGACCTCACCCCCGGCACGCCGCTGCCCACCGCGCTGCGCACGGTCGTCGCCGGCCGCACGATCCACCGCCCGCCGAACGGGTGA
- a CDS encoding Lrp/AsnC family transcriptional regulator: protein MEELDRHIVELLVADGRMSYTDLGKATGLSTSAVHQRVRRLEQRGVIRGYAAVIDPEAVGLSLTAFISVKPFDPSAPDDIADRLAEVPEIEACHSVAGDENYILKVRVSAPIELEHLLSRIRSLAGVSTRTTVVLSTAYESRPPRI from the coding sequence GTGGAGGAGCTGGACCGGCACATCGTGGAACTGCTCGTCGCCGACGGGCGGATGAGCTACACCGACCTGGGCAAGGCCACCGGCCTGTCCACCTCGGCCGTGCACCAGCGGGTGCGCCGGCTGGAGCAGCGCGGCGTCATCCGCGGGTACGCGGCCGTCATCGACCCGGAAGCGGTCGGCCTGTCGCTGACCGCGTTCATCTCCGTCAAGCCGTTCGACCCCAGCGCTCCCGACGACATCGCCGACCGGCTCGCCGAGGTGCCCGAGATCGAGGCGTGCCACAGCGTGGCCGGCGACGAGAACTACATCCTCAAGGTGCGGGTCTCCGCCCCGATCGAGCTGGAGCACCTGCTCTCCCGGATACGGTCGCTGGCCGGCGTCTCCACCCGCACCACCGTGGTCCTGTCCACCGCCTATGAGTCCAGGCCCCCCCGGATCTGA
- a CDS encoding D-arabinono-1,4-lactone oxidase produces the protein MRTNWAGNLTFTAERVHRPATLDELRAIVAGGRRVKALGSGHSFNEIADTDGDLVELTALPAEIDIDSAAGTVRVAAGVRYAELAAHLHAHGFALPNLASLPHISVAGSVATGTHGSGDANGSLGTSVTALDLVTSGGDTLSLSRDKDGDRFDGAVVALGALGIATHLTLDVVPTFQVRQTTRTGLALDDALTHFDALTGAAYSVSLFTDWRADRFTQIWLKRLDGTPEPELPWTAPAPGPLHPVPGVDPVHCTPQDGTPGPWHERLPHFRPEFTPSSGEELQSEYLVPRTHATAAIAAVAALRETVAPVLQICEVRTVAADRLWLSPAYGQDTVALHFTWRQDPAAVTPVLGRIEAALAPYAARPHWGKLATTDPATVRGLYPRMADFQALVAATDPDGTFGNAFLRRMLVP, from the coding sequence ATGCGGACCAACTGGGCGGGCAACCTCACCTTCACCGCGGAACGCGTGCACCGCCCCGCCACCCTCGACGAGCTGCGCGCGATCGTGGCCGGCGGCCGCCGGGTCAAGGCGCTCGGCAGCGGCCACTCCTTCAACGAGATCGCCGACACCGACGGCGATCTCGTCGAACTCACCGCGCTCCCGGCCGAGATCGACATCGACAGCGCCGCCGGCACCGTCCGTGTCGCCGCCGGAGTGCGCTACGCCGAACTCGCCGCGCACCTGCACGCCCACGGCTTCGCGCTGCCCAACCTCGCCTCCCTGCCGCACATCTCGGTGGCCGGCTCGGTCGCCACCGGCACCCACGGCTCCGGCGACGCCAACGGCTCGCTCGGCACCTCGGTGACCGCCCTGGACCTGGTCACCTCCGGCGGCGACACCCTCAGCCTCAGCCGCGACAAGGACGGCGACCGCTTCGACGGCGCCGTCGTCGCACTCGGCGCACTCGGCATCGCCACCCACCTCACGCTCGATGTGGTGCCCACCTTCCAGGTCCGGCAGACCACCCGCACCGGCCTCGCGCTCGACGACGCCCTCACCCACTTCGACGCGCTCACCGGCGCCGCCTACAGCGTCAGCCTCTTCACCGACTGGCGCGCCGACCGCTTCACCCAGATATGGCTCAAGCGGCTCGACGGCACCCCCGAACCCGAACTGCCCTGGACCGCGCCCGCCCCCGGCCCGCTGCACCCCGTGCCCGGCGTCGACCCGGTGCACTGCACCCCGCAGGACGGCACCCCGGGCCCCTGGCACGAGCGGCTGCCGCACTTCCGCCCCGAGTTCACCCCGAGCAGCGGCGAGGAACTCCAGTCCGAGTACCTCGTGCCGCGCACCCACGCCACCGCCGCGATCGCCGCCGTCGCCGCCCTGCGCGAGACGGTCGCGCCGGTCCTGCAGATCTGCGAGGTCCGCACCGTCGCCGCCGACCGGCTCTGGCTCAGCCCCGCCTACGGGCAGGACACCGTCGCCCTGCACTTCACCTGGCGCCAGGACCCGGCCGCCGTCACCCCCGTGCTCGGCCGGATCGAGGCCGCCCTCGCCCCCTACGCGGCCCGCCCGCACTGGGGCAAACTCGCCACCACCGACCCCGCCACCGTCCGCGGCCTCTACCCCCGGATGGCCGACTTCCAGGCGCTGGTCGCGGCCACCGACCCCGACGGCACCTTCGGCAACGCCTTCCTGCGCCGGATGCTGGTGCCATGA
- a CDS encoding acyl-CoA dehydrogenase family protein: protein MPQQGPQPVERQLPTDEARFLLDLTRDLARRDIAPAADSEEEAGRFPRETMALIGGSGLLGLPYAEEHGGGGQPYEVYLQVLEELAAARLTVGLGVSVHTLACHAVAAFGGKQQRADHLPAMLGGELLGAYCLSEPTSGSDAASLRTRAVRHGDSWTIDGTKAWITHGGVADFYTVLARTGGEGAHGISAFLVPGDASGLSAGAPERKMGMKGSPTAQMHFDGVEVADERRIGEEGQGFAIALAALDAGRLGIAACAIGVAQAALDAAVGYMGQRRQFGRPIADFQGLRFMLADMATRVEAGRALYLTAARLRDAGQDFSARAAMAKLFCTDTAMQVATDAVQLLGGYGYTADFPVERYMREAKVLQIVEGTNQIQRMVIARHLVGPESRD, encoded by the coding sequence ATGCCCCAGCAAGGCCCGCAGCCGGTCGAGAGGCAGCTGCCCACCGATGAGGCCCGCTTCCTGCTCGACTTGACCCGCGACCTGGCCCGGCGCGACATCGCGCCCGCCGCGGACTCCGAGGAGGAGGCCGGGCGCTTCCCGCGGGAGACCATGGCCCTGATCGGGGGCTCCGGACTGCTCGGCCTGCCCTACGCCGAGGAGCACGGCGGTGGCGGCCAGCCGTACGAGGTCTACCTGCAGGTGCTGGAGGAGCTGGCGGCCGCGCGCCTGACCGTGGGGCTCGGTGTCAGCGTGCACACGCTGGCCTGCCACGCGGTGGCCGCGTTCGGCGGCAAGCAGCAGCGCGCCGACCACCTGCCCGCGATGCTCGGCGGCGAACTGCTGGGCGCCTACTGCCTGTCCGAGCCGACCTCCGGTTCCGACGCGGCGAGCCTGCGCACCCGGGCCGTGCGCCACGGCGACTCCTGGACCATCGACGGCACCAAGGCGTGGATCACGCACGGCGGCGTCGCCGACTTCTACACGGTGCTGGCCCGCACCGGCGGCGAGGGCGCGCACGGCATCTCCGCCTTCCTCGTGCCCGGCGACGCGTCCGGGCTGAGCGCGGGCGCGCCCGAGCGGAAGATGGGCATGAAGGGCTCGCCGACCGCCCAGATGCACTTCGACGGGGTCGAGGTGGCCGACGAGCGGCGGATCGGCGAGGAGGGCCAGGGGTTCGCGATCGCGCTGGCCGCGCTCGACGCCGGGCGGCTGGGCATCGCCGCGTGCGCGATTGGCGTGGCGCAGGCCGCGCTCGACGCCGCGGTGGGCTACATGGGGCAGCGCCGCCAGTTCGGCCGCCCGATCGCCGACTTCCAGGGGCTGCGGTTCATGCTCGCCGACATGGCCACCCGGGTCGAGGCGGGCCGCGCGCTCTACCTGACGGCGGCTCGACTGCGCGACGCCGGGCAGGACTTCAGCGCGCGGGCGGCGATGGCGAAGCTGTTCTGCACGGACACCGCGATGCAGGTCGCCACGGACGCGGTGCAACTGCTCGGGGGATACGGCTACACCGCGGACTTCCCGGTCGAGCGGTACATGCGCGAGGCGAAGGTGCTGCAGATCGTCGAGGGCACCAACCAGATCCAGCGGATGGTGATCGCCCGGCACCTGGTGGGACCCGAGTCCCGGGACTAG